In bacterium, the DNA window TTAATTTCGGTATAGTTTTCGCATAGTAAATTATGGTGTAGCCGCTGGTTTTCAATGATAAACATTAACCATTATTGTATCTGACTAGTTGACGAAATACTTTAGTCAGAGATACAATGGTATAGATATTGGAAGAACTTATTGGAGGAGATATTATGCCACAACTGATTATTAAACTCGGCGAACAAGTGGTGCAAAAATATTCGTTTGATAAAGAGTTAATCAGTATCGGTCGGGCAATAGATAATGAGGTGGTAATTGACAATTTAGCGGTATCACGTCGCCATTGTCAAATAACGAAAGAAGAAGGGAAATTTATCATCACCGATTTAAAAAGCGCTAACGGAACTTTTGTCAATGGTGAACGGGTTAACCGCCGGATTTTGAAACATAACGATGTGATTTCTATTGGTAAACATAAAATCTTTTATCTGGAAGATGTACGGTTTACTGGCGCTGACCCGCATCGTGAGTTCGATTTCGACCGGACAATAATCGTTGCTGAGCCGGAGCCGAGTTTTCTGGTTCTGCTGCAAGGGAAAGCAGAGAAATCAAATTTCAAACTTGATAAAGCGGAACTCTATATCGGTCGCGATGCTGGTTGTGATGTGGTTCTTGCGGACTGGATGATTGCAAAACAGCATGCAAAATTAACACGACAGGGTAAAAATTATTATATTACCGACCTTGGAACCTGGAAAGGAACAAAGGTGAACGGTGAGCCGATTAAAGGTGATCGGTTGTTATTCC includes these proteins:
- a CDS encoding FHA domain-containing protein codes for the protein MPQLIIKLGEQVVQKYSFDKELISIGRAIDNEVVIDNLAVSRRHCQITKEEGKFIITDLKSANGTFVNGERVNRRILKHNDVISIGKHKIFYLEDVRFTGADPHREFDFDRTIIVAEPEPSFLVLLQGKAEKSNFKLDKAELYIGRDAGCDVVLADWMIAKQHAKLTRQGKNYYITDLGTWKGTKVNGEPIKGDRLLFHKDIIEIGTARLQFLVSDIEEMDHLGIPLAGPIELEPEIGPAVPATEAADKVSKFSTTFSAPKGEYVASVSSPIFHFLDCNWAKGIAEKNRIYFATVGDAILSRRRSCRTCNPGMQNKDIEFWLKMLSDRDASVRRHAVANLKKLTGKDYSKETEL